The sequence TCTACCTAAATCGGTAGTTTGTCCGTCTGTAACTTCAACAGGAACATCGATAGTTTTGTATCCCATAAAAGAAAATTCTATAACAGAACTTCCTGCCGGAACAGACAATTCAAAAGAACCGTCGAAGTTTGATGTAACTCCGTTCATTGTTCCTTTTTGTATTACGTTGGCTCCCACCATCGCTTCCTTCATATCACCATCCCAGGCGATACCTTTAACAATTCCTTGCGAAAACCCTAGTGTAGAAATTAACATTAGTGCAATCGCAGCATACATCTTAGTAAATGTGCGTCTCATAAAAATAAATTAAGTTATAATTTTATGTATAATGTGGTAAAGCCTCTTTAGGTCAACCTACAAACGCAAATTTGTGAATATATGCCGAACGGCATATTTTTTTTTTAATTAATTATTGACAACGATTTTTTAATAACCTGTAATCAATGTGCTTTAAAAACCTTGCTGTTATTGATGATTTGGTAGTTTATTTCAAATCTATATGAAAAATTGTTAATAACTGGATGTGTATATATCTATTACTTGTAGGAAAAAGAGTACATTATTTTGTCTAGCAAGGGGGTTTCGTCATTATAAACAACTACTTGTCAGTGTTTTGTTGGGTTTCGTCATTTTTAAGCCAGTTTTTTTGCCTTTATCTCATTACTTTTTAACATTTCTATGATGATATTGCAGGCTTTTACATAATCTTCTGATAGATTATCAATAACAAAGGTAGTTTTTCCGTTTTTGAATTTTAGGTGAGAACCGGGATTTTTATTGTCAAAATCGAATGTTAAAAACTGTGACTCTATACCAAGATGAGTAAAATTAGATCTCAACTGTTTGTAGAGAAATCCCTTTTTGTTTAGAGAATAATAGCGAGGAGGAAAGAGCTTTTCAAGTGCCAAATCGAATCTTACAGATGATTGTCGGGGAGTTTTAAAAGGTTTTTTGTCCAGGAATGCACCAAGTGTTTCGATGTATTGAGCAATAAGACCGACCGCAACTCTCGGAAATCCCTTTTCGATCAAAGCTTTCACTTCGTTAATCATCCTTTCTTTTATAAACTTTTCCTGATCGATCATTTTAACTAACACTTATAATTTCAATTTCTTTTCCCCTAAAATTAATACTTTCTCCTTTGGTTTTATTCAATAACAAATTTCCGATTGGCGAAATCGGTGATAGTACCATAATGTTGTTTTCACCTGTTTTTATTACTCCTAAACTTGTAGCTAAAAAATAAACCCCGTTCGATGTGTCTAATAATGCGCCCAACTCGGCTTTTTTATACATTTTTTCCGGAGATATTTGCCTTAAAGTATTTAGCTCGTTTATTGCAGAATTTAGCTGTTTTGCATACATCTCCTGCTCATTTTGAGTTTGAGCTCTAAAAGTATGATGCTTATCGCCAACAACACATTTATCAGAATTTATAGCTGAGTCATTGAGAGTATCAACCATTGCGGTTTGTTTATCAACTTTTTCCTGTTGAATTTTAATGCAGGCGCTTAGTATTTCTTGTTTTGTCGGATGCATGGAAGCGAAGGTAATGAAAAATAAACGTCATATCGACCGAAGCGAAAGCGTAGTGGAGATATCTTATGATGGTAACAGAAAGCTCATGAGATCTTTCGACTTCGCTATAGCTCCGCTCAAGATGACGTTGTTATTTTTAGTTAACGCATCTCCTTATACGCATTAATCAACCCGTTTGTTGATGCGTCGTGTGATGAAACCTTATCGTTGCTATTTAGCTCTGGCAAAATCATATTTGCAAGTTGCTTACCTAGCTCTACTCCCCACTGGTCGTATGCAAATACATTCCAAATAACACTTTGAGTGTATATTTTATGCTCGTACATTGCCAATAAACTTCCTAAAACTTCAGGAGTAAGCTTTTTGAATAATATTGAATTTGTAGGGCGGTTACCTTCAAATATTTTGAAGTTTTTTAGCTCTGCAATTTCTTCTTCCGATTTTCCGGCAGCTTTAAGCTCAGCAACAACTGTTTCTTCATCCTTACCAAAAGCAAGCGCCTCGGTTTGAGCAAAGAAGTTTGATAATAATTTTGGATGATGATCACCAATTGGGTTTTGCGATTGAGCAGGTGCCATAAAATCGGCAGGAATCATTTTTGAACCCTGGTGAATTAACTGATAAAAAGCGTGCTGACCATTTGTGCCGGGCTCTCCCCAGATAATTGGTCCTGTTTGGTAATCAACAGGTTTCCCGTTTCTATCGGTTGTTTTCCCGTTACTTTCCATATTTCCCTGTTGGAAATAAGCCGCAAAACGGTGCATATATTGATCGTAAGGTAAAATTACTTCACTTTCTGCACCGAAGAAGTTATTATACCAAATTCCGATTAATGCCAAAATAACAGGAATATTCTCACCAAAAGAAGCTTCGCGGAAATGCTTATCCATATCGTGAGCACCGCTTAAAAGTTTCTCAAAGTTATCGAAACCGATAGAAAGAGAAATAGAAAGACCGATAGCACTCCAAAGTGAGTAACGACCTCCTACCCAGTCCCAAAATTCGAACATGTTTGCTTCTTCAATACCAAAGTCAGTAACTTTTTCTTTGTTCGTAGAAAGAGCTACGAAATGCTTTGCTACTTCTGCTTCGTTTTTAGCCGACTCTAAGAACCAAGATCTTGCACTAAGTGCATTAGTCATTGTTTCCTGGGTAGTAAATGTTTTTGAAGCAATAATGAACAAAGTTGTTTCAGGATTTAAGCCTTTTAATGTTTCTACAACGTGAGTACCATCAACATTAGAAATGAAGTGCATATTTAAACGAGTTTTATAACTCTTTAGCGCTTCCGAAACCATCAATGGTCCAAGATCAGACCCACCGATTCCTATGTTAACAACATCGGTAATACTCTCGCCTGAATATCCTTTCCAGTCGCCTGAAACCACTGTGTTTGTAAATTCCCTCATTTGAGCCAACACTCTGTTTACATCAGGCATTACATCTTTACCGTCGACCATCACCGGAGTATTTGAACGGTTACGTAATGCAGTGTGAAGAACAGCTCTTCCTTCTGTTACATTTATTTTATCTCCCGAAAATTGCTTTTCAATAGCATCTTTCAAAGCTGTTTCATCAGCAAGCTCCAGTAAGATTTTTAATGTTTCCTCTGTTAAGATATTTTTAGAATAATCGACTAAAATATCGTTGAACTTAGCCGAAAATTTATTGAAACGAGCTTTATCAGCCTCGAATAAATCTTTTATTTTAAGGTCTTTTGCCTCGTATATATGATTTTCCAGTTTCCCCCATGCATCGGTAGATGTAGGGTTTATATTTTGTAATGCCATAACTTTATTTTTTTCTGCTCAAATATACGAAGATTTTAATAAATGTATCTAGTACACTTTGTGTTTATAATAAGTATAAAAATACAAAGAAAACCTAATAATATTTTCAACTAAAATATTAGTTACAACTAATATTTTAGTTATATTTGACATTGATAATAAATCAACTCTCAATCGGGTTGAAACAAACACTATATCCAAATATGAAAACAATATATATCTTACTTCTACTTCTTCTGATAGTTGGATTTTCTTCTGCACAAACAATTGAAGTCGGAACCGACTCCTTATCGTATTATGAAAGTAACTATCAATATCTAAAAGCGATAAACTTCATTAACAAGGTTTACAGTAAGAACATACCGCCGGATATAGCAAACAGAAAAGCAATACTGCTAGAAAAAGTCGGAAAGAATAAAGAAGCTGGCAATATCTATTCAGAAATATATGGAGAAGATAGTTTATCGATAGCTAATGGAATAAATCTTGCCTTATCACTAACAAAACAAAAACAATACATCGAAGCACAAAACCTATATGAAAAGCTATATAGAATTGATTCTTCAAACTTTTATCTGAATTCTAATCTCGCTTTATTATATCATAAAAACAAAAAGACATACAAGGCAATAAAAATCTATATTAAAAACCACGAATTGGATAGTACTGATATTACAACTACCATAAATATTGCTAAATTATTTTTGCAAAAAGAGCATTCAGGTAGTTCGGCACATTGGGCGTCTAAAGGTTTGGCTCTGGAACCAAATAACGTAGAACTACTTTACATAATGTCGAAGGCAAAATATATGCAAAAAGACTATCCAAAAGCAACACTCTACCTCGATAACTTGTTAAGCCTTGGAGACACAGCAAAGAAATACATTATTTTAAAAGGTAAATTATCATTCGAGCAGGCAAAATACAATAGCGAAAAATATATAGATGTAATTAGGTGGTTCTCAAAAGTTGCTGATCCTATGAATGAAACTGAGGTTATCCATTATTATCTCGGTATTAGTTACCACGAACTGGGAGAGGAGAAGAAATCAATTAAACACTTGTCTCGGGCTATTGAACTGGGAATTTCATCCTATGTACCGATTTATTTAGAAAAGATTGCCTACAGTTATATTAGCGAGAAGAACTATCAAAAGGCGATAAATACATGGGAAAAGCTCAATCTTCTTTCACCAAATATAAAGTACGACTATTACATCGCCAATATTACCTATACATATCTTAATGACAAAAAACTTGCTATTTCGCGGTATGAAACCGTAATGAGAAAAGATAAATCGAAAGCCACTAAGTATTATGCCGATTCTTACATTAAAATTCAACAACTAAAAAAGAAACTTCATTTGGAAGGTAAATTATAGAATAATAGTTTTTCAACTAAAAAATTAGTTTAAACTAATTTTTTAGTTATATTTGTATTCAAGTTAACTTAGGTTAGGCACAATTGTTGCGCTATTTTGATAGAAGGCCACTGGAAAAATAAAGCTACAAAAAATGCAAAACCAACTTTTTATATTAAACAATAATATGAGATCTCTAACAAAAGCCGAAGAAGAAGTTATGCAAATTCTTTGGGAAGTAAAAGAAGCAGCGGTTAAAGAATTAATCGAGCACATGCCGGAGCCTAAACCTGCTTACAACACCGTTTCTACCATAATAAGAATACTGGAGACAAAAGAAGTTGTAGGTCATAGAAAAAAAGGCAAAGGATATATTTATTTCCCATTGATTGAAAAAGAAGAATACAGTCAGAATAGTTTAAACAAACTGGTGACCGGGTACTTTGATGGAAGTTTTAAAAGTATGGTATCGTTTTTTATGAATAAAAATGATGTAAATACAAAGGAACTCGATGAGATATTAAAGATGATAGAAGATAAAAAAGAAAACAATGATTAGTTATTTATTAGAGGTAACACTTTATCAGTTTATTTTATTGGCAGTGTATCACGCAGGTTTTAAGCGTTATACCTTTTTCGGGGTAAACAGGTTTTTCTTATTACTGTCAGTTTTAATATCATTCCTGCTTCCGTTTATCAGTATGCCGGGAATCGTTCAGCAAAATCCAATTATGCTACCCGAAATAGTTCTTGTTTCCGGAAGTATTTCACCAAAGGAGATTATTGATACAACATCAATAAACTGGAATTTAGATGTAGTTTTATATGTTGGATTTGTTGTGTTTGCACTGCTGTTTGCAGTTAGGATATTTAAGCTTTACAGGATAATCAGTTTAAATTCGAGAAAGAAGGAAAACAACTATATTATGGTGAATCTAAAATCGGAGAATGAAGTTTTTTCATGGTTCAATTATGTGTTTGCACACAATGATAAGTTAAGCGAAGAAACTCTTTCACACGAATTAGTTCACATAAAACAAAAGCACAGTATAGATATTATTATTCTGGAAATTACTCAGGTTATTTTATGGTTTTCACCTGTTATACGATGGTATAAGCACGAATTACAGCTTGTACACGAATATCAGGCTGATGCCAGGGCAAGCAAAGAGTCTGTTTCTTCTTATGCACAACTTTTGGTTAATGAATTATTTCAGGTAAATGAACTTTCACTTGTTCATAATTTCTGGAAGGTAAGTCAAATTAAAAGTAGAATCAAAATGTTGAAAAAGATGAAAACTCCAAAAATTAAAAGTTTTAAGTATTTATTGGTACTTCCATTACTTGCTGTAATGACGTTGCAATACTCATGTTCACGCGAAGAGAATGTATCAGAGGTGTATCAATCGGATGATGTAAATAAAACCCAATTAACAGATGAAGATGTATATAATTTTCAGGCAGTTGATGTTCAGCCTCAGATAAAAGGTATAGATCAGTCTTTTTCGAAAGAAGATAAATATCTTGCATTCCAAAAGTTCATTATGAAACATGTTAAGGATAACTTCCAATATCCTGAAGAAGCTAAGAATAACGGTGAACAGGGTAGGGTTATAGCACAGTTTATTATTGGAACAGACGGTAAAGTGAAAGATGTAAAAGTTTTACGTGGGGTTACTGAAGAACTGGATGCAGAAGCTGTAAGAATTGTGAAATTAATTCCTGATTTAGAGCCTGCACAAAACGAAGGTAAAAAGGTTCCTGTTAGCTTTATGCTTCCTATTACTTTTAAACTGCAATAAACTTAAAAACTGAAGAGAAAAAAGGCTGTTACAAATTTTTGTAACAGCCTTTTATATTTTAATATAAGATCTTTAAACCTCTATCTGACGTCCGATATTTTGCGAAAGTGAAATAAAGGTTTCTGATCTGGAAACACCTTTTATTGTTTGAATTTCTTTGTTCAAAACATTCATCAGGTGGTCATTGTCGAAACATGTTAATTTCACGAACAATGAATAATTACCTGTAGTGTAATGACATTCCAGTATTTCAGGAATTTTATTTAATTCGTCTATTATTCTTTCGTTATCATCGGCTTTATCTAAGAATAAACCAACAAAAGCAGTTGTTTTATATCCTAATACTTTTGGGTCGATATGTAAATGATGCCCGGAAAGTAATCCTGTTTTTTCAAGTTTTCGCAAGCGTTGGTGAATTGCTGCTCCTGATACCCCAACTTTTCTGGCAATTTCCAATATAGGAGTACGCGCATCAGACATTAGTTCCCTAACAATTACTTTATCGATTCCATCCATTTGTAAACTATCCTTTCTCATAATACTCTAATTTGGCTCAAAATTAGTATTTTAATTTCAAATTAAAAGAAAATATTGCGTATTTATTTAATAATGTAAATGAACTATTATCATAGAACCACTAATATTTCTTTTTAGTATTCAGGTAACAGGATATTTTTTTTATAGGTAGGTTTTATTATTCTTAGAATCCGTTTTCTGAAATTTCAGACTCTAATTTAGCCTGTTGGTAGGTAATAATTTCTCCGTCTTTCATCGGAACTACCCAAAAACGTTTTGCACCTAATTTTTTTAAGTCTTTTTTAGCTAATTCTACTTCCTCAAGTGTTTTGAAGTATCCAATTCTCCATTTGTAGTATTCACCTTCTTTAATAAGGAATTGGCCTAATTCTGCATCGGAAGCAGGATTTTTTATTGCCCCAATTTGAATGCGGTAATAAACTCCTGAAGGTATAGTAGTAGAAAGTTGTTCGAGCTCATTTGTATGCTCCTCTTTCATCGTTACTACTTTTTTCTTCATAGTTTTGATTTCCTTGGACTGAACCTGAATTTCCTCCTCTAGTTCCTGATTTTTTACCTGTGCTGCTTCAAGTTCTTCTTCATATCTGGTAACACTTTCTTCATGCTCCTTTTTCGAAACTCCGCAACTTACCATCGTTATAGATAGTAAAAAGACAAATAATGTTTTTTTCATTTTTTATTAGTTTTTAATATGTAATAATATGATACCCAAACATAACCCACTTAATACCTGTATACAGTTAAATGGTGCTTTTCGCTTTTGAGTATTTCACTTTAGGGGTTAAAATGAATTTGGTAGCAAGATAGTATTTTATTTCCATTGTTATCACAGTTGATAACGGTAATAATTATCTCTTAATGAAGGTATTTACGATGAATAATAGTTATTATCTATCAATCCTTTTTTACAAGGGCAAATCGTTTATCGTCCAATTGTAA comes from Bacteroidota bacterium and encodes:
- a CDS encoding carboxypeptidase-like regulatory domain-containing protein, giving the protein MRRTFTKMYAAIALMLISTLGFSQGIVKGIAWDGDMKEAMVGANVIQKGTMNGVTSNFDGSFELSVPAGSSVIEFSFMGYKTIDVPVEVTDGQTTDLGR
- the pgi gene encoding glucose-6-phosphate isomerase, which gives rise to MALQNINPTSTDAWGKLENHIYEAKDLKIKDLFEADKARFNKFSAKFNDILVDYSKNILTEETLKILLELADETALKDAIEKQFSGDKINVTEGRAVLHTALRNRSNTPVMVDGKDVMPDVNRVLAQMREFTNTVVSGDWKGYSGESITDVVNIGIGGSDLGPLMVSEALKSYKTRLNMHFISNVDGTHVVETLKGLNPETTLFIIASKTFTTQETMTNALSARSWFLESAKNEAEVAKHFVALSTNKEKVTDFGIEEANMFEFWDWVGGRYSLWSAIGLSISLSIGFDNFEKLLSGAHDMDKHFREASFGENIPVILALIGIWYNNFFGAESEVILPYDQYMHRFAAYFQQGNMESNGKTTDRNGKPVDYQTGPIIWGEPGTNGQHAFYQLIHQGSKMIPADFMAPAQSQNPIGDHHPKLLSNFFAQTEALAFGKDEETVVAELKAAGKSEEEIAELKNFKIFEGNRPTNSILFKKLTPEVLGSLLAMYEHKIYTQSVIWNVFAYDQWGVELGKQLANMILPELNSNDKVSSHDASTNGLINAYKEMR
- a CDS encoding BlaI/MecI/CopY family transcriptional regulator translates to MRSLTKAEEEVMQILWEVKEAAVKELIEHMPEPKPAYNTVSTIIRILETKEVVGHRKKGKGYIYFPLIEKEEYSQNSLNKLVTGYFDGSFKSMVSFFMNKNDVNTKELDEILKMIEDKKENND
- a CDS encoding M56 family metallopeptidase codes for the protein MISYLLEVTLYQFILLAVYHAGFKRYTFFGVNRFFLLLSVLISFLLPFISMPGIVQQNPIMLPEIVLVSGSISPKEIIDTTSINWNLDVVLYVGFVVFALLFAVRIFKLYRIISLNSRKKENNYIMVNLKSENEVFSWFNYVFAHNDKLSEETLSHELVHIKQKHSIDIIILEITQVILWFSPVIRWYKHELQLVHEYQADARASKESVSSYAQLLVNELFQVNELSLVHNFWKVSQIKSRIKMLKKMKTPKIKSFKYLLVLPLLAVMTLQYSCSREENVSEVYQSDDVNKTQLTDEDVYNFQAVDVQPQIKGIDQSFSKEDKYLAFQKFIMKHVKDNFQYPEEAKNNGEQGRVIAQFIIGTDGKVKDVKVLRGVTEELDAEAVRIVKLIPDLEPAQNEGKKVPVSFMLPITFKLQ
- a CDS encoding Lrp/AsnC ligand binding domain-containing protein, producing the protein MRKDSLQMDGIDKVIVRELMSDARTPILEIARKVGVSGAAIHQRLRKLEKTGLLSGHHLHIDPKVLGYKTTAFVGLFLDKADDNERIIDELNKIPEILECHYTTGNYSLFVKLTCFDNDHLMNVLNKEIQTIKGVSRSETFISLSQNIGRQIEV
- a CDS encoding SPOR domain-containing protein → MKKTLFVFLLSITMVSCGVSKKEHEESVTRYEEELEAAQVKNQELEEEIQVQSKEIKTMKKKVVTMKEEHTNELEQLSTTIPSGVYYRIQIGAIKNPASDAELGQFLIKEGEYYKWRIGYFKTLEEVELAKKDLKKLGAKRFWVVPMKDGEIITYQQAKLESEISENGF